From the genome of Limisalsivibrio acetivorans, one region includes:
- the yedF gene encoding sulfurtransferase-like selenium metabolism protein YedF — MKVDARGKLCPEPVIMAKEALESIEEGVVTVIVDNSTSSVNVKNFAESQGFTCKNVQEGDNWRVEIVKGYECSIDEVLTESSESIVLHISGECLGAEDETLGRKLMKGFLGNVKNMDSIPETLILVNTSVRMAVSDEDTVAVLKELEDMGVEVLCCGTCLEHFGIADNLRAGKIADAHTVMTKMFKADKLIRI; from the coding sequence ATGAAGGTAGATGCCAGAGGAAAACTTTGCCCTGAACCTGTGATTATGGCAAAGGAAGCATTGGAAAGTATAGAGGAGGGTGTTGTTACCGTTATTGTGGATAACTCTACATCCTCGGTTAATGTTAAAAACTTCGCAGAGAGCCAGGGTTTCACCTGCAAAAATGTTCAGGAGGGGGACAACTGGAGGGTTGAGATCGTTAAGGGATACGAGTGTTCCATCGATGAGGTCCTTACCGAAAGTTCTGAGAGCATCGTTCTGCATATATCAGGGGAATGTCTTGGCGCTGAGGACGAGACACTGGGGCGCAAGCTTATGAAGGGCTTCCTCGGCAACGTTAAGAATATGGACAGCATCCCCGAGACTCTTATCCTTGTGAACACCTCGGTGCGTATGGCTGTTTCCGATGAGGATACCGTTGCAGTACTCAAGGAGCTTGAGGATATGGGGGTTGAGGTGCTTTGCTGTGGAACATGCCTTGAGCATTTCGGCATTGCAGACAACCTGAGGGCGGGGAAGATCGCCGATGCTCATACTGTTATGACCAAAATGTTTAAAGCGGACAAGCTTATCCGTATATAG
- a CDS encoding sensor domain-containing protein has translation MTRKTTELVQLISNILAGTVAGFITLVSSSAFQKTLIGANVFAFKGYIIPAVFGIIAGALTGYLYNLSTKNARAIQEKNIFLEHEIAERLKTEKELIKISAAVEQSPVMVVITDENGIIEYVNPAFENITGFTINDKIGNIPCILSNVCEQNNIEHEVLRIVKEQDTWRGDIKNRKKSGEEYWESATVSSVKNKSGSITNYVIIKEDITEKKAAEDLLNFQAYHDPLTSLPNRNSLEKRLSAIEAEKDGEPNQAALIYLDIDNFKDLNDSLGHELGDMIIKEVSERLVSMFDEQYEVFRWDGVEFIILLRNMSTAKLSSFATNILNSLSNRISINGHEIHLTCSAGMASCPRDTDEPINLVKLADLALSSNRKEPRNTYTFYRSEMSVQVNKRLELENMLHSALENNEFTLYYQPKIDMRMNAVYGTEALCRWNNPKKGFMPPGEFIPVAEQSGLITYLGEKVFDMACSQAKDWKDSGFDYGSISVNISPIQFTSKNFTKSIVDTVHLYGINPATIELEITETVLMDNFEYASKLLHELNEAGFPISIDDFGTGYSSLGYLKNLPIANIKIDRSFITGVPADSSNASIVSAIVKMAESLNLKTVAEGVETKEQLEFLLSVNCDLHQGYFFSRPVPPSEIKNTYSTLLTV, from the coding sequence ATGACAAGAAAAACAACGGAGCTGGTCCAGCTTATATCAAACATACTTGCAGGAACTGTTGCGGGATTCATCACTCTCGTATCCTCTTCGGCCTTCCAAAAAACGCTGATAGGTGCGAATGTTTTTGCGTTTAAGGGCTATATTATCCCCGCCGTATTCGGCATCATAGCCGGCGCTTTGACAGGTTACCTGTACAATCTGAGCACCAAAAATGCACGGGCTATTCAAGAAAAGAACATATTTCTCGAACATGAAATTGCGGAGAGGCTTAAAACCGAAAAGGAGCTTATTAAGATCTCCGCCGCCGTTGAGCAGAGCCCCGTCATGGTTGTTATAACCGATGAAAACGGCATTATTGAGTACGTAAACCCCGCCTTCGAGAACATCACAGGCTTCACTATCAACGACAAGATAGGCAATATACCCTGCATCCTCAGCAATGTTTGCGAACAAAATAATATAGAACATGAGGTTCTGAGGATCGTAAAAGAGCAGGATACATGGCGTGGAGATATTAAAAACAGAAAGAAAAGCGGCGAGGAATACTGGGAATCCGCAACGGTTTCCTCTGTTAAGAACAAATCTGGAAGTATAACAAACTACGTAATCATAAAAGAGGATATAACAGAGAAAAAAGCAGCGGAGGATCTCCTTAACTTTCAGGCATACCACGATCCCCTCACATCCCTGCCTAACAGAAACTCTCTGGAAAAGCGGCTTTCAGCCATAGAGGCAGAAAAAGACGGTGAACCGAACCAAGCGGCGCTCATTTATCTCGATATAGATAACTTCAAGGATCTGAACGACAGTCTCGGTCACGAGCTGGGGGATATGATCATAAAAGAGGTCTCCGAAAGGCTGGTTTCCATGTTCGATGAACAGTACGAGGTCTTCCGCTGGGACGGGGTAGAGTTCATCATACTACTCAGAAACATGAGCACCGCAAAGCTCAGCAGCTTCGCCACTAATATCCTGAACAGCCTCTCAAACAGGATATCCATAAACGGCCATGAAATCCACCTCACATGCTCCGCCGGCATGGCCTCCTGCCCAAGAGACACAGATGAACCGATAAACCTTGTCAAACTCGCCGATCTTGCCCTTAGCAGCAACAGAAAGGAACCTAGAAATACATACACATTCTACCGGAGTGAGATGAGCGTTCAGGTGAATAAGCGACTCGAGCTTGAGAATATGCTCCACTCCGCCCTTGAGAATAACGAGTTTACACTCTATTACCAGCCCAAGATCGATATGCGTATGAACGCCGTATACGGAACAGAGGCACTCTGCCGATGGAATAACCCGAAAAAGGGATTCATGCCCCCGGGTGAATTTATCCCTGTGGCTGAGCAGAGCGGGCTTATAACATACCTTGGTGAAAAGGTTTTCGATATGGCCTGCTCCCAGGCAAAGGATTGGAAGGATAGCGGATTTGACTACGGCTCGATCTCCGTAAACATATCACCCATACAGTTCACATCCAAAAACTTCACCAAGTCCATTGTGGACACAGTCCACCTATACGGCATAAATCCCGCAACCATTGAGCTGGAAATAACCGAAACCGTGCTGATGGATAACTTTGAATATGCGTCCAAACTCCTCCATGAACTGAACGAGGCGGGCTTCCCCATTTCCATAGACGATTTTGGAACGGGCTACTCGTCCCTCGGCTACCTTAAGAACCTCCCCATCGCAAACATAAAGATAGACCGTTCATTCATAACCGGCGTTCCTGCGGATTCCAGCAACGCTTCCATAGTCTCTGCCATCGTAAAAATGGCGGAAAGCCTGAACCTTAAGACAGTGGCCGAAGGTGTTGAAACCAAGGAACAGCTGGAGTTTCTCCTGTCAGTAAACTGCGATCTTCACCAGGGATATTTCTTCTCCCGCCCTGTGCCCCCCTCCGAGATAAAAAACACATACTCGACACTTTTGACAGTTTAA
- the cas6 gene encoding CRISPR-associated endoribonuclease Cas6 — MLLRVSLETPVVPVIFRHRLSDIIKYYADAGAVATAVPHSENAAKFFTFNLAFSRDYSQKGRITLAEGHDVYDTIFLVPQGNESKLYISNPDETFIRNLAAGIDSAESLKLSINDQMFVDGRELDYPVKEVSLLSKPPEQDNSSEILLHTHSPMLLESGKKNKPIIPDIEDSASTITVSNEQYSERLEIISSLRIFSFTGRYPRKSLIFEPVNMRKTVIKHTLERFRNKTGKSLMMLTGVTGTFKMKGDMEDIQLLTEMGFGIRTTQGFGMAGAARGA; from the coding sequence ATGCTTTTGAGAGTATCCCTCGAAACCCCGGTAGTCCCGGTGATTTTCAGACACAGGCTGTCTGATATTATTAAGTACTATGCCGATGCAGGGGCAGTTGCCACTGCCGTACCCCACTCAGAGAATGCTGCAAAGTTCTTTACCTTTAATCTGGCCTTCTCCAGAGATTACTCCCAAAAAGGGAGGATTACCCTTGCCGAAGGGCATGATGTTTACGACACCATATTCCTCGTTCCGCAGGGTAACGAATCCAAGCTGTATATCAGCAATCCCGATGAAACTTTCATAAGAAACCTAGCAGCAGGTATTGATTCTGCTGAGTCGTTGAAGCTCAGCATCAATGACCAGATGTTCGTTGACGGCAGGGAGCTTGATTATCCTGTCAAAGAGGTAAGTCTCCTCAGCAAGCCACCGGAGCAGGATAATTCATCGGAGATTCTTCTACACACCCATTCACCCATGCTTCTGGAATCAGGGAAGAAGAATAAGCCGATAATCCCCGATATTGAGGATTCCGCCTCCACTATTACTGTTTCGAACGAGCAGTATTCCGAAAGACTTGAGATTATCTCATCACTTCGTATCTTCTCTTTTACAGGCAGATACCCGAGAAAATCTTTAATATTTGAGCCTGTGAATATGCGCAAAACTGTGATTAAACATACCCTTGAGCGTTTCCGGAATAAAACCGGCAAAAGCCTTATGATGCTCACAGGTGTCACAGGCACATTCAAGATGAAAGGGGATATGGAGGATATTCAGCTGCTCACAGAGATGGGCTTCGGAATAAGAACAACGCAAGGGTTCGGAATGGCCGGAGCAGCAAGGGGAGCCTAA
- a CDS encoding chemotaxis protein CheB, whose amino-acid sequence MYQEISEMTGDAVNGDKIKDVSHSELFIVGIGASAGGLEALRSMVAGLPKNSKLSYVVAQHLSPQHRSMLVSLLSKNSSVEVVEAKNGEKLQKDTVYITPPNKDIFVRNGCIELRKPTSLIGPKPSIDKFLESLADDIEENAVAIILSGTGTDGAHGVRAVKASGGLVMVQDEESAKYNGMPHAAMETGCVDIVVKPEYIGQELDDIFRKPGSVFIRSSEEDSLTELGRLLRIVQNSTGCDFSEYKSSTLCRRIERRITALKLSTLEEYLEVLNKNPKEVEVLLKNFLISVTSFFRDGDAYEELRNHICTLVEDKREEKHVRVWVPGCATGEEAYSIAILFAECLKSSIYEYNIQIFGTDIDNDALSHARKALYSEAAVAGVDEGILDKYFIQEENNYRVAKFIREMVIFARQDIVKDPPFSNLDLITCRNMLIYFTASLQKRIFPMFHYSLNSEGYLFLGKSESIGQNADLFSTVSKKWKIYRKKPVKSEFPVHVVPGSKTQAYVPQKSKGMDTKKTTMTDRMYKVLLDNFAPDSVLVSEDQTILHIFGDVSPYLKFTPGEASFNLFRMAREEINLELRGMLHKSMKEKVVLKSRTIRLNEDENELSFAVIVIPVMNQNGSDAEGYLVCFRRESSGSDKTEGVEASSGDSERVQELEQELAANKEHLQTVIEELETTNEELQALNEELHASNEELQSTNEELETSNEELQSTNEELITVNEELQVKTSELAEANTDLENILSSIEFPFLVLDKELKVKRFSPSTAMLYDISTRNIGHYYKTLGTKFELQGLSQIIAKALRGDKVEREFSTEESVYVLHVFPYYSSREEVEGIILAFLDVTKQNRLTDELSREKEFISTVMDTSPSGITVVDKHGAIIFANERSEEILGLSRDEIMSMRYNSEEWESGNYNGKEVKDDDLPFVRIMKSGESIYGMEERITRPSDGSQVYLRINGSPVFKSGQIDSVVFTLEDVTNFMETQKKLTDLNEGIQDRIDTEVDKQVRDESAQHQNSHFEGLGDMISSISHRWKQPLNAISLLVGYMEQLARNGELENIPEAAEKAAGHIDKLHSTMESYRKFYKISDKKTSFSALKGLEDVLEVVSEQLKSFRFVVHYNLGEESFERVLEKGEQFISDGSAGDELCIFGTDSVYRSMLYELFRRFVMFADTDTDIIIKLKSGGGSAELSIGTDSVNLGSEDLDEIKKSIEGVDTATTLYTSIRKLELDMDGKVDCTNDDGFFVKVSIPLEGSS is encoded by the coding sequence ATGTATCAGGAGATATCAGAGATGACGGGTGATGCTGTTAACGGCGATAAGATAAAGGATGTTTCACATTCAGAACTGTTTATTGTAGGCATTGGAGCTTCTGCAGGTGGACTTGAAGCACTGCGCAGTATGGTTGCAGGCCTTCCAAAAAACAGCAAATTGAGCTATGTGGTTGCTCAGCACCTTTCCCCCCAGCACCGCAGTATGCTTGTTTCGTTGTTGAGTAAGAACTCCTCCGTTGAGGTTGTTGAGGCAAAAAACGGGGAGAAACTTCAGAAAGATACGGTATATATAACCCCTCCCAATAAAGATATCTTTGTAAGAAACGGCTGTATAGAGCTCAGAAAACCCACATCACTTATCGGACCAAAGCCATCCATAGACAAGTTTCTGGAATCCCTTGCGGATGACATTGAGGAGAACGCTGTGGCGATTATTCTCTCCGGAACGGGTACAGACGGTGCCCACGGAGTTCGTGCTGTGAAGGCCTCCGGCGGTCTGGTTATGGTGCAGGACGAGGAGAGCGCAAAGTATAACGGTATGCCCCATGCCGCTATGGAGACGGGGTGTGTCGATATCGTTGTGAAACCTGAATATATTGGACAGGAGCTTGATGACATCTTCCGCAAGCCCGGCAGCGTTTTCATACGCTCCAGCGAAGAGGATTCCCTCACAGAACTAGGTCGGCTCCTTCGAATTGTACAGAACAGTACAGGGTGCGATTTCTCCGAGTACAAGTCCAGCACTCTGTGCAGGCGTATTGAGAGGCGTATTACAGCTCTTAAGCTATCCACCCTGGAGGAGTACCTTGAGGTTCTTAACAAGAATCCCAAAGAGGTTGAGGTTCTTCTCAAAAACTTCCTCATCTCTGTTACGTCATTCTTCCGCGATGGCGATGCCTATGAGGAGCTTAGAAACCATATCTGCACACTGGTGGAGGATAAGCGGGAAGAGAAGCATGTGCGTGTTTGGGTTCCCGGCTGCGCCACCGGTGAGGAGGCCTATTCCATCGCCATCCTCTTTGCCGAGTGCCTCAAATCATCAATATACGAATACAATATACAGATTTTCGGGACAGATATAGATAACGATGCCCTTTCCCATGCCAGGAAGGCCCTCTATTCCGAGGCGGCGGTTGCGGGTGTTGACGAAGGTATTCTTGATAAATACTTCATACAGGAAGAGAACAATTACAGGGTTGCGAAGTTCATCAGGGAGATGGTGATCTTCGCCAGGCAGGATATAGTAAAGGATCCCCCCTTCTCCAACCTCGATCTCATAACCTGCAGGAATATGCTCATATACTTTACTGCCAGCCTCCAGAAACGGATCTTTCCTATGTTCCATTATTCTCTTAACTCAGAAGGGTATCTTTTCCTCGGGAAATCCGAAAGCATCGGCCAGAATGCTGATCTCTTCTCTACGGTCAGCAAAAAATGGAAGATATACAGGAAGAAGCCAGTTAAGAGTGAGTTCCCTGTTCATGTGGTTCCTGGATCGAAAACTCAGGCATACGTACCCCAGAAATCAAAGGGAATGGATACAAAGAAAACCACCATGACAGACAGGATGTATAAGGTACTCCTTGATAACTTCGCTCCGGACAGTGTCCTTGTGAGCGAGGATCAAACTATCCTGCACATCTTCGGAGATGTAAGCCCCTATCTTAAATTCACCCCCGGTGAGGCATCATTCAACCTTTTCCGGATGGCACGGGAGGAGATAAACCTAGAGCTCAGGGGTATGCTCCATAAATCTATGAAGGAGAAGGTTGTTCTCAAAAGCCGCACGATCAGGCTTAACGAGGATGAAAACGAACTTAGTTTCGCCGTTATAGTTATTCCCGTTATGAACCAGAATGGGAGCGATGCGGAAGGTTATCTCGTATGCTTTAGAAGGGAAAGTTCCGGTTCGGACAAAACCGAAGGTGTTGAGGCTAGTTCTGGCGACAGCGAGAGGGTTCAGGAGCTTGAGCAGGAGCTTGCGGCCAATAAGGAGCACCTGCAAACGGTTATAGAGGAGCTTGAAACCACGAATGAGGAGCTTCAGGCGCTTAATGAAGAGCTCCACGCCTCCAATGAAGAACTGCAGAGCACCAATGAAGAGCTGGAGACCTCAAACGAGGAACTTCAGAGCACCAATGAGGAGCTTATTACCGTAAACGAAGAGCTGCAGGTTAAGACCAGTGAGCTTGCTGAGGCGAACACGGATCTTGAAAACATACTCAGCAGTATAGAGTTTCCATTCCTTGTTCTTGATAAGGAACTCAAGGTCAAACGTTTTTCTCCATCCACAGCTATGCTCTATGATATAAGCACCAGAAATATCGGCCATTACTATAAAACGCTGGGAACAAAGTTTGAGTTGCAGGGGCTTAGCCAAATTATCGCTAAAGCACTCAGAGGGGACAAGGTTGAGCGTGAGTTCAGTACCGAAGAGAGTGTTTATGTCCTGCATGTTTTTCCGTACTACTCCAGCAGGGAGGAGGTGGAAGGAATAATCCTTGCCTTCCTTGATGTAACAAAGCAGAACAGGCTCACCGATGAGCTTTCAAGAGAGAAGGAGTTTATCTCGACCGTGATGGATACGAGCCCTTCGGGCATTACAGTTGTGGATAAACACGGTGCTATCATCTTCGCAAACGAGCGTTCCGAGGAGATTCTTGGTCTTTCCAGAGACGAGATTATGTCTATGAGATACAACTCCGAGGAGTGGGAGAGCGGTAATTACAACGGGAAAGAGGTTAAGGACGATGACCTTCCCTTTGTGCGGATAATGAAAAGTGGTGAATCGATCTATGGGATGGAGGAGCGCATAACACGCCCGTCGGACGGAAGCCAGGTTTATCTCAGGATAAACGGCTCACCTGTTTTCAAGAGTGGCCAGATAGACAGTGTTGTCTTCACTCTGGAAGATGTAACAAACTTTATGGAAACACAGAAGAAGCTCACCGACCTTAACGAGGGCATTCAGGACCGTATCGATACAGAGGTGGATAAGCAGGTTCGTGACGAAAGCGCCCAGCACCAGAACTCTCACTTTGAAGGTCTTGGTGATATGATAAGCAGTATAAGCCACCGCTGGAAACAGCCCCTGAACGCCATAAGTCTTTTGGTGGGCTACATGGAGCAGCTGGCCAGAAACGGTGAGTTAGAGAATATACCAGAAGCGGCCGAAAAGGCAGCGGGGCATATTGATAAGCTGCATTCCACAATGGAAAGCTACAGAAAATTCTATAAGATCTCTGACAAGAAAACCAGTTTCTCCGCCCTCAAAGGTTTGGAGGATGTTCTGGAGGTGGTTTCTGAACAGCTCAAGAGTTTTAGGTTTGTGGTCCATTATAACCTTGGTGAGGAGAGCTTTGAGCGAGTTCTGGAGAAGGGTGAGCAGTTTATCTCCGATGGTTCTGCAGGGGATGAGCTATGTATTTTTGGCACGGACAGCGTATACCGATCAATGCTGTATGAGCTATTCAGGCGTTTTGTAATGTTTGCAGACACCGATACGGATATAATAATCAAACTGAAGTCCGGTGGCGGCTCCGCAGAGCTTAGTATCGGAACCGATTCCGTTAATCTTGGCTCCGAGGATCTTGATGAGATAAAGAAGAGCATAGAAGGTGTGGATACGGCCACAACGCTCTATACATCTATTAGGAAGCTTGAGCTGGATATGGACGGAAAGGTAGACTGCACCAATGATGATGGTTTCTTCGTTAAGGTCTCCATACCCCTTGAGGGGAGTTCTTAG
- a CDS encoding EAL domain-containing protein, which produces MKGRSYRLSLYLGGFMLAFSIFLSVVIILWSSADSSVAVRQELLKILQRNHGIIKIILKEEIESTSKILKDIRFSLRDVLELQEMSDTSELKRKLVDFYDSALGDSADILIYSSVDGKTIIDASSPFFDTSPVVRYVAQGNVSEDGESTIHAAPLTDREGYLHVILGGIQSVEEESGRVLGHIYTGRILNGNSGLLINAAQDAGIDASAFVWQGQMVASHSSIENPARAVEVCRNGGIEDLEGSVIGYCQRLSINGSEAPLFVYQELPDSSLSYLRKGILKRAFTIVLIIVCMTLITVYIFQRVMKRSVNSLVDYAHEVSNLRYLKPFEPTAIKEFNTVAAALEELNHNLRETEAYLGNFMNFAKAPLIAWDADNNIVLYNKSMEALTGIQTEDAMGRGIEVIFPCLTGEKLKELLANSVRNTEPLSNFESIVKNIGTGELRYILWSLSNVKDEEKVYGVVLQGIDITDRKSSEEKLLLASKVFENTIEAIYITNTKGIVLSINSAFTSITGYSEEEALGSRTSILKSGRHTSSFYREMWEKLRRDGKWQGEIWNRRKNGELYPALLNISSITDGDGRVTHYIGVMHDITERKKYEEQIKYQAHYDPLTSLPNRYLFHDRLGMAIGRAKRNGTFIGLLTLDMDRFKNVNDTLGHNIGDILLQKIGERILNTVGESMTVSRLGGDEYTVIIEDITDKGRAVTISHNIMRQLEKPFHVDEYELFLKSSAGLSFYPEDGEDIFILVKNADAAMYRAKSKGRGMLQVYTTDFNDKAKEHLMIETKLNRALDHDEFRIHYQPKINLKTMELVGMEALIRWENPELGKVYPDQFIPIAEETGLIIPIGHWVLKKACEDLKRWHSMGFTGLNLAVNLSMKQFNQKDLYSSVKDVVDDIGIDPSMLEMEITESMIMEDPARTREILDKLHSVGLTFAIDDFGTGFSSIGYLTEIPIDTLKIDKSFIMNIENDEDSRAIVRTVVQLAHNLNISVVAEGVESAEHVRLLNEMECELAQGYFFSRPVPADEFEEFLSEWEKQVKVKVSTPD; this is translated from the coding sequence ATGAAGGGGAGATCATACAGGTTATCACTTTACCTTGGCGGATTTATGCTGGCATTCTCCATATTCCTATCTGTTGTAATAATACTATGGAGCAGTGCGGATTCAAGCGTTGCAGTTAGGCAGGAGCTCCTCAAAATTCTCCAGAGAAACCATGGGATTATCAAAATAATCCTTAAAGAGGAGATAGAGAGTACCAGTAAGATACTTAAGGATATTCGTTTCAGCCTTCGTGATGTGCTTGAACTCCAGGAGATGAGTGACACTTCTGAGCTTAAGAGAAAGCTTGTGGACTTCTACGACTCCGCTTTGGGTGATTCGGCGGATATTCTGATATATTCGAGTGTGGATGGAAAAACTATAATAGATGCCAGCTCCCCCTTCTTCGACACATCCCCAGTTGTGCGCTATGTTGCACAAGGTAATGTCTCCGAGGACGGCGAAAGCACCATACATGCAGCACCCCTTACCGACAGAGAGGGATATCTCCATGTAATTCTTGGGGGTATCCAGTCCGTTGAGGAGGAATCGGGAAGGGTCCTTGGGCATATATATACGGGAAGGATACTGAACGGAAACTCCGGCCTGCTGATAAATGCCGCCCAAGATGCTGGTATAGATGCTTCAGCATTCGTCTGGCAGGGGCAGATGGTTGCGAGCCACAGCAGTATTGAGAACCCTGCAAGAGCAGTAGAGGTGTGCCGTAACGGAGGGATAGAGGACCTTGAGGGGAGTGTGATAGGCTACTGCCAGAGGCTCAGCATAAACGGATCGGAGGCTCCCCTCTTCGTTTATCAGGAGCTGCCCGATTCATCCCTCAGCTACCTGCGTAAAGGGATACTGAAGAGGGCATTCACCATTGTTCTTATCATCGTATGTATGACCCTAATAACGGTTTACATCTTCCAAAGGGTTATGAAACGCTCCGTCAACTCCCTCGTGGATTACGCCCACGAGGTATCGAATCTAAGGTATCTCAAGCCCTTTGAACCCACCGCCATAAAGGAGTTTAATACTGTTGCCGCAGCCCTTGAGGAGCTAAATCACAACCTCCGGGAGACGGAGGCCTACCTTGGTAATTTCATGAATTTCGCAAAGGCCCCTCTCATTGCATGGGATGCAGACAACAATATAGTGCTTTACAACAAGTCTATGGAGGCCCTTACGGGGATCCAGACAGAGGATGCCATGGGCAGAGGGATAGAGGTTATCTTTCCTTGCCTCACTGGAGAAAAGCTTAAGGAGCTCCTTGCGAACTCAGTGCGAAATACTGAACCGCTCTCAAACTTTGAAAGCATCGTTAAAAATATCGGAACCGGTGAGCTTCGCTACATACTATGGAGTCTTTCCAATGTTAAGGATGAGGAAAAGGTTTACGGGGTAGTTCTCCAGGGTATCGATATTACCGATAGAAAATCCTCCGAGGAGAAGCTGCTTCTCGCTTCCAAGGTTTTTGAAAACACCATTGAGGCTATTTATATAACCAACACAAAGGGAATTGTCCTAAGCATCAACAGTGCTTTTACCTCAATTACCGGGTATTCCGAGGAGGAGGCTCTAGGCTCCAGAACCAGTATACTCAAATCGGGCAGACACACCTCCTCGTTCTACCGAGAGATGTGGGAAAAACTCAGAAGGGACGGTAAATGGCAGGGTGAGATATGGAACAGAAGGAAGAATGGAGAGCTATATCCTGCGCTTCTTAATATATCGAGTATTACGGATGGGGACGGAAGGGTTACCCACTACATAGGGGTTATGCACGACATAACCGAGCGTAAGAAGTACGAGGAGCAGATAAAGTATCAGGCGCATTACGATCCGCTTACCAGCCTCCCGAACCGCTACCTTTTTCACGACCGGCTTGGTATGGCCATCGGCAGAGCGAAGCGAAACGGTACATTTATCGGTCTGCTTACCCTTGATATGGACCGTTTTAAGAACGTTAACGACACACTCGGTCATAATATCGGCGATATCCTTCTGCAGAAGATAGGTGAGCGGATACTGAATACTGTGGGCGAGAGCATGACTGTAAGCCGTCTCGGCGGGGATGAGTACACGGTTATCATCGAAGATATTACCGATAAGGGGAGGGCTGTTACAATCTCCCACAACATCATGCGACAGCTCGAAAAGCCCTTCCATGTGGATGAGTATGAGCTGTTTCTTAAATCCAGCGCAGGCTTGAGCTTTTACCCCGAAGACGGCGAGGATATATTTATCCTAGTGAAGAATGCCGATGCCGCAATGTATAGGGCAAAATCCAAGGGGCGTGGGATGTTGCAGGTATACACCACTGATTTCAACGATAAGGCGAAGGAACATCTTATGATAGAGACTAAGCTCAACAGAGCTTTGGATCACGATGAATTCCGGATACACTATCAGCCGAAGATTAATCTCAAAACTATGGAGCTGGTAGGTATGGAAGCGCTGATCAGGTGGGAAAACCCAGAGCTGGGCAAAGTGTACCCCGATCAGTTTATACCCATTGCCGAGGAAACGGGGCTTATCATACCCATCGGACACTGGGTTCTTAAGAAGGCTTGCGAGGATCTTAAGCGTTGGCACTCGATGGGTTTCACTGGCTTGAACCTCGCCGTTAACCTTTCCATGAAACAGTTTAACCAGAAGGATCTATATTCTTCGGTAAAGGATGTTGTGGATGATATCGGCATAGACCCTTCAATGCTGGAGATGGAGATCACCGAGAGTATGATCATGGAGGACCCTGCCAGAACAAGGGAGATCCTTGATAAGCTCCACTCCGTAGGGCTTACATTCGCCATCGATGACTTCGGAACGGGCTTCAGCTCCATCGGGTATCTCACGGAAATACCCATCGATACACTGAAAATTGACAAAAGCTTTATTATGAATATAGAGAATGATGAGGACAGCAGGGCGATTGTGCGGACAGTTGTTCAGCTTGCCCATAACCTGAACATCTCCGTTGTGGCGGAAGGTGTTGAGAGCGCAGAGCATGTCCGGTTATTGAACGAGATGGAGTGCGAGCTTGCACAGGGTTACTTCTTCAGCAGGCCTGTGCCGGCGGATGAGTTCGAAGAGTTTCTGAGTGAGTGGGAAAAGCAGGTAAAGGTTAAGGTAAGCACTCCGGACTAA